In one window of Macadamia integrifolia cultivar HAES 741 chromosome 2, SCU_Mint_v3, whole genome shotgun sequence DNA:
- the LOC122072056 gene encoding uncharacterized protein LOC122072056 isoform X2, giving the protein MAYLLSLSSKATMFLLMCKAAEKLTRDYFYSSDATVVNPLSTASPVATTPVVVPDRVSSTENAPVTVETQEEVGLEDYNKDDGEEDDDDSKEDNVERDSLVREVRPRKIVNPRRSNGADCSFNLRTRTSRDGANCRSNHPARKENQRSDSPESSEVIKEKEKERFSERKGQQECKYYLRPGGCKFGNACRYSHSRKKPLLPPPLSEPPLDFNFLDLPIRPGESECPEYMRDGFCKFGRNCRFHHPDPTAVEEDYIPSGSVSLHPSCVLQSASTSWSYPPNETVPDLDAQYASMTLPLQGLHPNPKSGYQAKANNGEGPELLRSAHDGGIAIGGGDIPYNSASLHLSGASQPAPTSWSYPSNEIVSNLDASNPYASMALPPQGLHPNPKWDGYQAKANYGERPELLRSARDESIVVGGIDIPLGSVSLHLLGASQPASTSWSSPPNETFPFVDAPNPYVPIMMHPNHGWNGYQANLKHNGIQPLLAENPNLSGWSMPKTHPAVNGTCTKGAKKTKIVHSLWCEICKISCPNKDGLDQHKLGKKHKNNVEKLEESKKEASIPAAAAAPAAKGPVIGPKESPGVDEGKTVLQSARCEMCKTDCSSEDVLVQPEESRSRKEASVPDATVAPAATGHMLGPRESPIADKGNSVLQSSRHEICKIDCSSKDVSDQHKLENKHKKNLEKLEESKKEVSAPAATAALAAMDPLIGPKESSAADEGKTVVQSVWCEICEIKCTSKGDFEHHKAGKKHKSNMEKLEESKKEVSAPAATAAPAAMDPLIGPKESSAADEGKTVVQCAWCEICKIKCTSKGDFEHHKAGKKHKSNMEKLEESKKEANAPAFMVAAAAAAKDFVFGPKESPSANRSNTVVQSVWREICMIDCNKDEWDQHNLIKMHKNQEKLEEPEKEVRGPAANDPPIGPKESPAANNSMTVGVQQPKKNGASPLGPREDLETRRRKLIEGGVAANSVKVCITCDVVCNSQAVFINHLRGQKHANMVKKLAAAVGTVNPSGPGGGNCCLEDELP; this is encoded by the exons ATGGCCTATTTGCTTTCTCTTAGTAGTAAAGCAACCATGTTTTTGCTAATGTGTAAAGCCGCAGAAAAACTTACAAGAGATTACTTTTATTCTTCTGATGCCACTGTTGTCAATCCTTTGTCTACTGCTTCTCCTGTTGCTACTACTCCCGTTGTTGTCCCTGATCGTGTTTCTTCTACTGAGAATGCGCCTGTTACTGTGGAGACTCAAGAGGAAGTTGGGTTAGAAGATTATAACAAAGATGATGGGGAAGAAGACGATGATGACTCTAAGGAGGATAACGTCGAAAGGGATTCTTTAGTCAGGGAGGTAAGACCTAGAAAAATTGTCAATCCCCGGAGATCCAATGGTGCCGATTGCTCCTTTAACCTTCGAACTAGAACTTCACGCGATGGAGCAAATTGCAGGTCCAATCATCCTGCTAGAAAGGAAAACCAG AGATCGGATTCGCCGGAATCTTCGGAG GTTattaaagaaaaggagaaggaacGCTTTTCAGAGAGAAAGGGGCAGCAAGAATGCAAG TATTACCTGCGGCCAGGAGGATGTAAGTTCGGAAACGCTTGTAGATACAGTCACTCACGGAAAAAACCATTGTTACCACCACCTTTGTCTGAACCACCACTAGATTTTAACTTTCTCGACTTGCCAATTAGACCG GGGGAAAGTGAGTGCCCAGAGTATATGCGTGATGGTTTCTGCAAGTTTGGACGCAACTGCAGGTTTCATCATCCTGATCCTACTGCTGTCGAAGAAGACTATATTCCTTCTGGTTCTGTCTCATTACATCCATCATGTGTATTACAATCAGCTTCTACATCTTGGTCTTACCCACCGAATGAGACTGTTCCTGACCTAGATGCTCAATATGCATCAATGACACTTCCACTCCAAGGGCTGCATCCAAATCCCAAGAGTGGATATCAG GCCAAGGCTAATAATGGGGAGGGTCCAGAGCTTTTACGAAGTGCGCATGATGGTGGCATTGCCATTGGAGGAGGTGATATTCCTTATAATTCTGCATCATTACATCTTTCAGGTGCATCACAACCGGCTCCCACATCTTGGTCTTACCCATCGAATGAGATTGTTTCTAACTTAGATGCTTCAAATCCTTATGCATCAATGGCacttccacctcaagggctgcATCCAAATCCCAAGTGGGACGGATATCAG GCCAAGGCTAATTATGGAGAGCGTCCAGAGCTTTTACGAAGTGCGCGTGATGAAAGTATTGTTGTTGGAGGAATTGATATTCCTCTTGGTTCTGTCTCATTACATCTTTTAGGTGCATCACAACCGGCTTCAACATCTTGGTCTTCTCCACCGAATGAGACATTTCCTTTCGTAGATGCTCCCAATCCTTATGTACCAATTATGATGCATCCAAATCATGGATGGAATGGATATCAG GCTAACTTAAAACATAACGGAATACAGCCGTTGCTTGCAGAAAATCCCAATTTATCCGGTTGGAGCATGCCAAAGACTCACCCTGCTGTGAATGGCACCTGCACGAAGGGTgcaaagaaaaccaaaattgTGCATTCTCTGTGGTGTGAAATCTGCAAGATTTCATGCCCCAACAAGGATGGGTTGGACCAACACAAATTGGGGAAGAAGCACAAGAACAACGTGGAGAAActtgaagaatcaaagaaagaagCCAGTATCCCAGCTGCCGCGGCGGCACCAGCAGCAAAGGGTCCTGTGATTGGTCCAAAGGAAAGCCCAGGAGTTGATGAGGGCAAGACTGTTTTGCAGTCTGCTAGGTGTGAAATGTGCAAGACTGACTGTAGCAGCGAGGATGTCTTGGTCCAACCGGAAgaatcaagatcaaggaaagaAGCCAGTGTCCCAGATGCTACAGTGGCCCCTGCAGCAACGGGTCACATGCTTGGTCCTAGAGAAAGCCCAATAGCTGACAAGGGCAATTCTGTACTACAGTCTTCACGACATGAAATTTGCAAGATCGACTGTAGCAGCAAGGATGTCTCAGACCAACACAAGCTGGAAAATAAGcacaagaagaaccttgaaaaactagaagaatcaaagaaagaagTCAGTGCCCCAGCTGCTACAGCGGCCCTAGCAGCAATGGATCCGTTGATTGGTCCAAAGGAAAGCTCAGCAGCCGACGAAGGCAAGACTGTTGTGCAGTCTGTGTGGTGTGAAATCTGCGAGATTAAATGTACCAGCAAGGGTGATTTTGAACACCACAAAGCAGGGAAGAAGCACAAGAGCAACATGGAGAAACtggaagaatcaaagaaagaagTCAGTGCCCCAGCTGCTACAGCGGCCCCAGCAGCAATGGATCCCTTGATTGGTCCAAAGGAAAGCTCAGCAGCCGACGAAGGCAAGACTGTTGTGCAGTGTGCGTGGTGTGAAATCTGCAAGATTAAATGTACCAGCAAGGGTGATTTTGAACACCACAAAGCAGGGAAGAAGCACAAGAGTAACATGGAGAAACtggaagaatcaaagaaagaagCTAATGCCCCAGCTTTTATGgtggcagcagcagcagcagcgaAGGACTTCGTGTTTGGTCCAAAAGAAAGCCCATCAGCTAACAGGAGCAATACTGTTGTGCAGTCTGTGTGGCGTGAAATCTGCATGATTGACTGTAACAAGGATGAGTGGGACCAACACAATTTGATAAAGATGCATAAGAACCAGGAGAAATTAGAAGAACCAGAGAAAGAAGTCCGTGGCCCAGCAGCAAATGATCccccgattggtccaaaagaaAGCCCAGCAGCTAACAACAGCATGACTGTTGGCGTGCAACAGCCTAAAAAGAATGGAGCGTCACCTTTGGGACCTAGAGAGGATCTGGAGACACGGAGGAGGAAACTGATAGAAGGTGGAGTGGCAGCCAATTCAGTGAAGGTATGCATAACATGCGATGTGGTGTGTAATAGCCAGGCGGTCTTCATTAACCATTTGAGAGGTCAAAAGCATGCTAATATGGTGAAGAAACTGGCAGCAGCAGTTGGAACAGTGAATCCTTCTGGTCCTGGGGGTGGCAACTGCTGCTTAGAAGATGAACTGCCctga
- the LOC122072056 gene encoding uncharacterized protein LOC122072056 isoform X4: protein MAYLLSLSSKATMFLLMCKAAEKLTRDYFYSSDATVVNPLSTASPVATTPVVVPDRVSSTENAPVTVETQEEVGLEDYNKDDGEEDDDDSKEDNVERDSLVREVRPRKIVNPRRSNGADCSFNLRTRTSRDGANCRSNHPARKENQRSDSPESSEYYLRPGGCKFGNACRYSHSRKKPLLPPPLSEPPLDFNFLDLPIRPGESECPEYMRDGFCKFGRNCRFHHPDPTAVEEDYIPSGSVSLHPSCVLQSASTSWSYPPNETVPDLDAQYASMTLPLQGLHPNPKSGYQAKANNGEGPELLRSAHDGGIAIGGGDIPYNSASLHLSGASQPAPTSWSYPSNEIVSNLDASNPYASMALPPQGLHPNPKWDGYQAKANYGERPELLRSARDESIVVGGIDIPLGSVSLHLLGASQPASTSWSSPPNETFPFVDAPNPYVPIMMHPNHGWNGYQANLKHNGIQPLLAENPNLSGWSMPKTHPAVNGTCTKGAKKTKIVHSLWCEICKISCPNKDGLDQHKLGKKHKNNVEKLEESKKEASIPAAAAAPAAKGPVIGPKESPGVDEGKTVLQSARCEMCKTDCSSEDVLVQPEESRSRKEASVPDATVAPAATGHMLGPRESPIADKGNSVLQSSRHEICKIDCSSKDVSDQHKLENKHKKNLEKLEESKKEVSAPAATAALAAMDPLIGPKESSAADEGKTVVQSVWCEICEIKCTSKGDFEHHKAGKKHKSNMEKLEESKKEVSAPAATAAPAAMDPLIGPKESSAADEGKTVVQCAWCEICKIKCTSKGDFEHHKAGKKHKSNMEKLEESKKEANAPAFMVAAAAAAKDFVFGPKESPSANRSNTVVQSVWREICMIDCNKDEWDQHNLIKMHKNQEKLEEPEKEVRGPAANDPPIGPKESPAANNSMTVGVQQPKKNGASPLGPREDLETRRRKLIEGGVAANSVKVCITCDVVCNSQAVFINHLRGQKHANMVKKLAAAVGTVNPSGPGGGNCCLEDELP, encoded by the exons ATGGCCTATTTGCTTTCTCTTAGTAGTAAAGCAACCATGTTTTTGCTAATGTGTAAAGCCGCAGAAAAACTTACAAGAGATTACTTTTATTCTTCTGATGCCACTGTTGTCAATCCTTTGTCTACTGCTTCTCCTGTTGCTACTACTCCCGTTGTTGTCCCTGATCGTGTTTCTTCTACTGAGAATGCGCCTGTTACTGTGGAGACTCAAGAGGAAGTTGGGTTAGAAGATTATAACAAAGATGATGGGGAAGAAGACGATGATGACTCTAAGGAGGATAACGTCGAAAGGGATTCTTTAGTCAGGGAGGTAAGACCTAGAAAAATTGTCAATCCCCGGAGATCCAATGGTGCCGATTGCTCCTTTAACCTTCGAACTAGAACTTCACGCGATGGAGCAAATTGCAGGTCCAATCATCCTGCTAGAAAGGAAAACCAG AGATCGGATTCGCCGGAATCTTCGGAG TATTACCTGCGGCCAGGAGGATGTAAGTTCGGAAACGCTTGTAGATACAGTCACTCACGGAAAAAACCATTGTTACCACCACCTTTGTCTGAACCACCACTAGATTTTAACTTTCTCGACTTGCCAATTAGACCG GGGGAAAGTGAGTGCCCAGAGTATATGCGTGATGGTTTCTGCAAGTTTGGACGCAACTGCAGGTTTCATCATCCTGATCCTACTGCTGTCGAAGAAGACTATATTCCTTCTGGTTCTGTCTCATTACATCCATCATGTGTATTACAATCAGCTTCTACATCTTGGTCTTACCCACCGAATGAGACTGTTCCTGACCTAGATGCTCAATATGCATCAATGACACTTCCACTCCAAGGGCTGCATCCAAATCCCAAGAGTGGATATCAG GCCAAGGCTAATAATGGGGAGGGTCCAGAGCTTTTACGAAGTGCGCATGATGGTGGCATTGCCATTGGAGGAGGTGATATTCCTTATAATTCTGCATCATTACATCTTTCAGGTGCATCACAACCGGCTCCCACATCTTGGTCTTACCCATCGAATGAGATTGTTTCTAACTTAGATGCTTCAAATCCTTATGCATCAATGGCacttccacctcaagggctgcATCCAAATCCCAAGTGGGACGGATATCAG GCCAAGGCTAATTATGGAGAGCGTCCAGAGCTTTTACGAAGTGCGCGTGATGAAAGTATTGTTGTTGGAGGAATTGATATTCCTCTTGGTTCTGTCTCATTACATCTTTTAGGTGCATCACAACCGGCTTCAACATCTTGGTCTTCTCCACCGAATGAGACATTTCCTTTCGTAGATGCTCCCAATCCTTATGTACCAATTATGATGCATCCAAATCATGGATGGAATGGATATCAG GCTAACTTAAAACATAACGGAATACAGCCGTTGCTTGCAGAAAATCCCAATTTATCCGGTTGGAGCATGCCAAAGACTCACCCTGCTGTGAATGGCACCTGCACGAAGGGTgcaaagaaaaccaaaattgTGCATTCTCTGTGGTGTGAAATCTGCAAGATTTCATGCCCCAACAAGGATGGGTTGGACCAACACAAATTGGGGAAGAAGCACAAGAACAACGTGGAGAAActtgaagaatcaaagaaagaagCCAGTATCCCAGCTGCCGCGGCGGCACCAGCAGCAAAGGGTCCTGTGATTGGTCCAAAGGAAAGCCCAGGAGTTGATGAGGGCAAGACTGTTTTGCAGTCTGCTAGGTGTGAAATGTGCAAGACTGACTGTAGCAGCGAGGATGTCTTGGTCCAACCGGAAgaatcaagatcaaggaaagaAGCCAGTGTCCCAGATGCTACAGTGGCCCCTGCAGCAACGGGTCACATGCTTGGTCCTAGAGAAAGCCCAATAGCTGACAAGGGCAATTCTGTACTACAGTCTTCACGACATGAAATTTGCAAGATCGACTGTAGCAGCAAGGATGTCTCAGACCAACACAAGCTGGAAAATAAGcacaagaagaaccttgaaaaactagaagaatcaaagaaagaagTCAGTGCCCCAGCTGCTACAGCGGCCCTAGCAGCAATGGATCCGTTGATTGGTCCAAAGGAAAGCTCAGCAGCCGACGAAGGCAAGACTGTTGTGCAGTCTGTGTGGTGTGAAATCTGCGAGATTAAATGTACCAGCAAGGGTGATTTTGAACACCACAAAGCAGGGAAGAAGCACAAGAGCAACATGGAGAAACtggaagaatcaaagaaagaagTCAGTGCCCCAGCTGCTACAGCGGCCCCAGCAGCAATGGATCCCTTGATTGGTCCAAAGGAAAGCTCAGCAGCCGACGAAGGCAAGACTGTTGTGCAGTGTGCGTGGTGTGAAATCTGCAAGATTAAATGTACCAGCAAGGGTGATTTTGAACACCACAAAGCAGGGAAGAAGCACAAGAGTAACATGGAGAAACtggaagaatcaaagaaagaagCTAATGCCCCAGCTTTTATGgtggcagcagcagcagcagcgaAGGACTTCGTGTTTGGTCCAAAAGAAAGCCCATCAGCTAACAGGAGCAATACTGTTGTGCAGTCTGTGTGGCGTGAAATCTGCATGATTGACTGTAACAAGGATGAGTGGGACCAACACAATTTGATAAAGATGCATAAGAACCAGGAGAAATTAGAAGAACCAGAGAAAGAAGTCCGTGGCCCAGCAGCAAATGATCccccgattggtccaaaagaaAGCCCAGCAGCTAACAACAGCATGACTGTTGGCGTGCAACAGCCTAAAAAGAATGGAGCGTCACCTTTGGGACCTAGAGAGGATCTGGAGACACGGAGGAGGAAACTGATAGAAGGTGGAGTGGCAGCCAATTCAGTGAAGGTATGCATAACATGCGATGTGGTGTGTAATAGCCAGGCGGTCTTCATTAACCATTTGAGAGGTCAAAAGCATGCTAATATGGTGAAGAAACTGGCAGCAGCAGTTGGAACAGTGAATCCTTCTGGTCCTGGGGGTGGCAACTGCTGCTTAGAAGATGAACTGCCctga
- the LOC122072056 gene encoding uncharacterized protein LOC122072056 isoform X6, with protein sequence MAYLLSLSSKATMFLLMCKAAEKLTRDYFYSSDATVVNPLSTASPVATTPVVVPDRVSSTENAPVTVETQEEVGLEDYNKDDGEEDDDDSKEDNVERDSLVREVRPRKIVNPRRSNGADCSFNLRTRTSRDGANCRSNHPARKENQYYLRPGGCKFGNACRYSHSRKKPLLPPPLSEPPLDFNFLDLPIRPGESECPEYMRDGFCKFGRNCRFHHPDPTAVEEDYIPSGSVSLHPSCVLQSASTSWSYPPNETVPDLDAQYASMTLPLQGLHPNPKSGYQAKANNGEGPELLRSAHDGGIAIGGGDIPYNSASLHLSGASQPAPTSWSYPSNEIVSNLDASNPYASMALPPQGLHPNPKWDGYQAKANYGERPELLRSARDESIVVGGIDIPLGSVSLHLLGASQPASTSWSSPPNETFPFVDAPNPYVPIMMHPNHGWNGYQANLKHNGIQPLLAENPNLSGWSMPKTHPAVNGTCTKGAKKTKIVHSLWCEICKISCPNKDGLDQHKLGKKHKNNVEKLEESKKEASIPAAAAAPAAKGPVIGPKESPGVDEGKTVLQSARCEMCKTDCSSEDVLVQPEESRSRKEASVPDATVAPAATGHMLGPRESPIADKGNSVLQSSRHEICKIDCSSKDVSDQHKLENKHKKNLEKLEESKKEVSAPAATAALAAMDPLIGPKESSAADEGKTVVQSVWCEICEIKCTSKGDFEHHKAGKKHKSNMEKLEESKKEVSAPAATAAPAAMDPLIGPKESSAADEGKTVVQCAWCEICKIKCTSKGDFEHHKAGKKHKSNMEKLEESKKEANAPAFMVAAAAAAKDFVFGPKESPSANRSNTVVQSVWREICMIDCNKDEWDQHNLIKMHKNQEKLEEPEKEVRGPAANDPPIGPKESPAANNSMTVGVQQPKKNGASPLGPREDLETRRRKLIEGGVAANSVKVCITCDVVCNSQAVFINHLRGQKHANMVKKLAAAVGTVNPSGPGGGNCCLEDELP encoded by the exons ATGGCCTATTTGCTTTCTCTTAGTAGTAAAGCAACCATGTTTTTGCTAATGTGTAAAGCCGCAGAAAAACTTACAAGAGATTACTTTTATTCTTCTGATGCCACTGTTGTCAATCCTTTGTCTACTGCTTCTCCTGTTGCTACTACTCCCGTTGTTGTCCCTGATCGTGTTTCTTCTACTGAGAATGCGCCTGTTACTGTGGAGACTCAAGAGGAAGTTGGGTTAGAAGATTATAACAAAGATGATGGGGAAGAAGACGATGATGACTCTAAGGAGGATAACGTCGAAAGGGATTCTTTAGTCAGGGAGGTAAGACCTAGAAAAATTGTCAATCCCCGGAGATCCAATGGTGCCGATTGCTCCTTTAACCTTCGAACTAGAACTTCACGCGATGGAGCAAATTGCAGGTCCAATCATCCTGCTAGAAAGGAAAACCAG TATTACCTGCGGCCAGGAGGATGTAAGTTCGGAAACGCTTGTAGATACAGTCACTCACGGAAAAAACCATTGTTACCACCACCTTTGTCTGAACCACCACTAGATTTTAACTTTCTCGACTTGCCAATTAGACCG GGGGAAAGTGAGTGCCCAGAGTATATGCGTGATGGTTTCTGCAAGTTTGGACGCAACTGCAGGTTTCATCATCCTGATCCTACTGCTGTCGAAGAAGACTATATTCCTTCTGGTTCTGTCTCATTACATCCATCATGTGTATTACAATCAGCTTCTACATCTTGGTCTTACCCACCGAATGAGACTGTTCCTGACCTAGATGCTCAATATGCATCAATGACACTTCCACTCCAAGGGCTGCATCCAAATCCCAAGAGTGGATATCAG GCCAAGGCTAATAATGGGGAGGGTCCAGAGCTTTTACGAAGTGCGCATGATGGTGGCATTGCCATTGGAGGAGGTGATATTCCTTATAATTCTGCATCATTACATCTTTCAGGTGCATCACAACCGGCTCCCACATCTTGGTCTTACCCATCGAATGAGATTGTTTCTAACTTAGATGCTTCAAATCCTTATGCATCAATGGCacttccacctcaagggctgcATCCAAATCCCAAGTGGGACGGATATCAG GCCAAGGCTAATTATGGAGAGCGTCCAGAGCTTTTACGAAGTGCGCGTGATGAAAGTATTGTTGTTGGAGGAATTGATATTCCTCTTGGTTCTGTCTCATTACATCTTTTAGGTGCATCACAACCGGCTTCAACATCTTGGTCTTCTCCACCGAATGAGACATTTCCTTTCGTAGATGCTCCCAATCCTTATGTACCAATTATGATGCATCCAAATCATGGATGGAATGGATATCAG GCTAACTTAAAACATAACGGAATACAGCCGTTGCTTGCAGAAAATCCCAATTTATCCGGTTGGAGCATGCCAAAGACTCACCCTGCTGTGAATGGCACCTGCACGAAGGGTgcaaagaaaaccaaaattgTGCATTCTCTGTGGTGTGAAATCTGCAAGATTTCATGCCCCAACAAGGATGGGTTGGACCAACACAAATTGGGGAAGAAGCACAAGAACAACGTGGAGAAActtgaagaatcaaagaaagaagCCAGTATCCCAGCTGCCGCGGCGGCACCAGCAGCAAAGGGTCCTGTGATTGGTCCAAAGGAAAGCCCAGGAGTTGATGAGGGCAAGACTGTTTTGCAGTCTGCTAGGTGTGAAATGTGCAAGACTGACTGTAGCAGCGAGGATGTCTTGGTCCAACCGGAAgaatcaagatcaaggaaagaAGCCAGTGTCCCAGATGCTACAGTGGCCCCTGCAGCAACGGGTCACATGCTTGGTCCTAGAGAAAGCCCAATAGCTGACAAGGGCAATTCTGTACTACAGTCTTCACGACATGAAATTTGCAAGATCGACTGTAGCAGCAAGGATGTCTCAGACCAACACAAGCTGGAAAATAAGcacaagaagaaccttgaaaaactagaagaatcaaagaaagaagTCAGTGCCCCAGCTGCTACAGCGGCCCTAGCAGCAATGGATCCGTTGATTGGTCCAAAGGAAAGCTCAGCAGCCGACGAAGGCAAGACTGTTGTGCAGTCTGTGTGGTGTGAAATCTGCGAGATTAAATGTACCAGCAAGGGTGATTTTGAACACCACAAAGCAGGGAAGAAGCACAAGAGCAACATGGAGAAACtggaagaatcaaagaaagaagTCAGTGCCCCAGCTGCTACAGCGGCCCCAGCAGCAATGGATCCCTTGATTGGTCCAAAGGAAAGCTCAGCAGCCGACGAAGGCAAGACTGTTGTGCAGTGTGCGTGGTGTGAAATCTGCAAGATTAAATGTACCAGCAAGGGTGATTTTGAACACCACAAAGCAGGGAAGAAGCACAAGAGTAACATGGAGAAACtggaagaatcaaagaaagaagCTAATGCCCCAGCTTTTATGgtggcagcagcagcagcagcgaAGGACTTCGTGTTTGGTCCAAAAGAAAGCCCATCAGCTAACAGGAGCAATACTGTTGTGCAGTCTGTGTGGCGTGAAATCTGCATGATTGACTGTAACAAGGATGAGTGGGACCAACACAATTTGATAAAGATGCATAAGAACCAGGAGAAATTAGAAGAACCAGAGAAAGAAGTCCGTGGCCCAGCAGCAAATGATCccccgattggtccaaaagaaAGCCCAGCAGCTAACAACAGCATGACTGTTGGCGTGCAACAGCCTAAAAAGAATGGAGCGTCACCTTTGGGACCTAGAGAGGATCTGGAGACACGGAGGAGGAAACTGATAGAAGGTGGAGTGGCAGCCAATTCAGTGAAGGTATGCATAACATGCGATGTGGTGTGTAATAGCCAGGCGGTCTTCATTAACCATTTGAGAGGTCAAAAGCATGCTAATATGGTGAAGAAACTGGCAGCAGCAGTTGGAACAGTGAATCCTTCTGGTCCTGGGGGTGGCAACTGCTGCTTAGAAGATGAACTGCCctga